The Plectropomus leopardus isolate mb unplaced genomic scaffold, YSFRI_Pleo_2.0 unplaced_scaffold19317, whole genome shotgun sequence region atgatgatgatgatgataataataatcaagtTTACTGTAAATCACCTCGTGGGGCTCTGATCCTGAATGATCTCCAATCATTGAAATCAGTCTCACAAAACAAACTTTACCATTGATTTGGAACTTTGATTGATAATTAAATCGATACGTTTCACCAAAATGACTCATCAATACTAAAGATCAAAGGGTTTAAAGCTGCTGACTCAGCAGATGGTGATTCATCAAACTGACATGAACGAGTTGTTAGCCGGAGTTTGTCCACCGAGGACGAGCCTGGTTCAGTCTGttggaggacagaggacacgtccctctgtgtgtcctcagagTCAATGCCTCACTGTCTGCTTTGTTCTCCTCGTTTcctgaaatgttatttttaaaacctgaaagaacctgaaacaggaagaggaaatgttggaacaggaagaggaaatgtTGGAACAGGACACAAAAAGTAGCTGTGATATAAAAACCGTCCATCCTGAGGACGGACATGCTGACGttaatattttctgtctcttcctcaGAGCGTCCCTTCCTGACCATCTACCTGCTGCAGCGAGCTGATGCTAACGTTCTGAGCATGCAAATGGAGCTGCTACAGGCGAACATTAGCAGTGAGTCATTAGCAATTAATAGGGAGCTAATTGCTAATGTTAGCACCAACAGAATGGAGGTGAATGGGGACAGCGGTGCTAACGTTAGCAGTACTAACATTAGCAgtgctaacattagcagcagcagcacagtggagGTGCATGAGGGGCAGGACGTGAGGCTCACCTTTGTGGGCGAGGCATATCCACCAATCAGAAGGCAGCACTGGACGACCACAACCCACGACAACAATGGCACAGTGCATCAGGAGAGCTACACCACACGCCACAACAGGTTAGCATGCCAACAGACTCTGAAAATACCACCTTAAGTTTTGTTAGGTGgtacagttttacttttttaaagtggtaTTTTTGGTGTTTAAGTTTGTTAAGGGTGGTACAATTGTCATTTTAAGGTGGTATTTTTCATGCTGCAGGTGGGTGGCGAGCTTGCTGCTGCGGCATGTTCGTCAAAAGGATCGAGGTCGGTACTCGTATCACTTTTCTACCTCGTTCTTCAACGGATCGCATAACATCGACCTCCAAATTTACCGTGAGaaacttctcctcctcctctctcctcctgctcctccctccCCTTTCTCCCCGTCATCCTGCTcgtcctctctcctcctcctgctcctgttctcttctctcctcttctcctcctccttctcctctctcctcctcctgctcctgttctcttctcctcctccttctcctctctcctcctcctgctcctgttctcttctcctcctccttctccttctcctccttctcctctctcctctctcctctctcctctctcctcctcctgctcctgttctcttctcctcctccttctcctcttcagttttccttctttttttcagatttgatttTACTTCTGTCATTAACTCAGTGTTGTTTgggaaaaagttgaattttcttttctcacattttattcattttttatcgtcttattttatgttttcatcatattttacataatttttaaaagttcttttacaatatttgattttttttttgttcttttatcacgttgtatttatttttaacgtTGTCTTatcatattttacttttcttccaGGTGCTCCTAGTGTCATCGTCCGTCTGAAGAACGGCACTTTGACCTGCAGGAGCTGTGGATATCCATTACCCAAAATCCTCTGGTACACCTGCCCCGGGGTCCACGACACGTAGGTACCGTTCACCGTGGCTCATTACAGACGTAGCTCCGGATTCATCAGGAGACGCGGCAGTTTGTCCTGAAGGTGGCGCTAAAACAGGTGGTGAGGTCACCTGCAGGAAATAACAAATATTCGATCTGCACGTTGGACGACTTCCACACAAACCGGTGTCacgtttgtgtttgtttttgtctttgtgtttttgtttgttttgggtttttgtttgtttctttttgtgtttcctttagtttttgtttgtgtttgtgtttctttttgtgtgtagttttgtgtttgtgggcttttttctgtgtgtgtgtgtatgtgtatgtgtgtgtgtgtgtatgtgtaagtgtgtatatgtgtgtgtgtgtgtgtgtgtgtgtgtgtgtaagtgtgtgtgtaagtgtgtgtgtattcagctTCCTGTTGGTGTTCTCAGCTTCAGCGCCGACTTAACAAACTTCACGAGTAAATTTGACTGATATGTGAACATCTGGATCGAGCTGCTCAGGAGGAGCCTGGTGGACCAGAtcttaaaaatctgatttgatcACATAATCCAGTTCTGGTTTTGATCCGGATAAAAACTTCAGTGAGTTGGATCAGGAAACCTCTGGGTGCTCCTGCTCGCGGCAGAGGGCTCATTCAGGATTTCAGAATCAAATCCTCACTTTTCAATTagtcaaataaatgtttaaatttctgGATATTTCGGACAGAAGTCAGAAGGATTCGCTGAACTGTAACGAACTCAAACAGTGACACAGTTTCTCTTTTCTAAACACAGTTTTTGGTGGTAAATTCAAACAGTGATGT contains the following coding sequences:
- the LOC121965273 gene encoding macrophage colony-stimulating factor 1 receptor 2-like, with product MLTLIFSVSSSERPFLTIYLLQRADANVLSMQMELLQANISSESLAINRELIANVSTNRMEVNGDSGANVSSTNISSANISSSSTVEVHEGQDVRLTFVGEAYPPIRRQHWTTTTHDNNGTVHQESYTTRHNRWVASLLLRHVRQKDRGRYSYHFSTSFFNGSHNIDLQIYRAPSVIVRLKNGTLTCRSCGYPLPKILWYTCPGVHDTCGHVSTRQVLAAVTSQEEEEEARSHLSVPVSPDDDVTVECVASNRAGETRDVFTVRKAESVFTLSLIGTLAAGVFFCLLSLVLLVLWRQVGLPVLYRNNPVFILDHLTFYNNK